In Thermoleophilaceae bacterium, a genomic segment contains:
- the gyrA gene encoding DNA gyrase subunit A codes for MGIEQLTGGSIEPRGLEEEMKSSYIDYAMSVIVGRALPDARDGLKPVHRRVLFAMHENGLQPNRPFRKCANVVGAVMGAYHPHGDQSIYDALVRLAQGFAQRYPLIEGQGNFGSVDNDPPAAMRYTESRLAKLATELLRDIDADTVDFGPNYDDSKLEPLVLPSRFPNLLVNGSSGIAVGMATNIPPHNLRESIDAVVAFVDDPQIEVGGLMKHVKGPDFPTGGIILGRQGIKDAYETGRGRVVMQARAGIEPLRQGKEAIIVTELPYQVSKGDGRNDGSGLIKKIAEVVGDKKIPEISDLRDESGKEGIRIVIELKRDAIPKIVLNKLYKHTPMQTTFGVNMVALVDGVPRTLNLLALIKNYVDHQREIVVRRTKHELREKERKLHILEGYLVALDDLDAVIELIRSSPDPETARDRLMERFSLSQLQAQAILDMTLRRLTALEADKIRQEHKDTAERIKELREILGDEARVMGIIKEELLEIRETYGDERRTEIAASSDEIDIEDLIQNQQMVVSITKSGYIKALPLSTYRQQKRGGVGVIGMDMKDEDYIEHLFVCSSHDFLLFFTNRGKVYRQKVYELPEQSRQGKGRALVNLLPLRDSERVQAVLSTRDFKEGQYLVFATRKGQIKKTEFLAYNTPIKADGIIAIKVRDDDELVAVRRTGGDDDIIMVSHSGQASRFHESAARPMGRDTGGVRGMNVSRGDNWVLAMDVARDDTELLVVTENGYGKRTPIADYPRKGRGTMGVLTAKLTEKKGGLAGALIVKEHHDLVFISQNGMVQRTSVKGISRQGRPAQGVRVMNLREEDRVSAVALVMETNAETAAVVQDEIEPEDGGPPVAEGDGGPPATEGDGGPPATEGDES; via the coding sequence ATGGGAATCGAGCAACTCACTGGCGGCTCCATCGAGCCGCGCGGGCTCGAGGAGGAGATGAAGTCCTCCTACATCGATTACGCCATGAGCGTGATCGTGGGCAGGGCGCTGCCGGACGCGCGCGACGGGCTCAAGCCTGTGCACCGGCGCGTGCTGTTCGCGATGCACGAGAACGGGCTTCAGCCCAACCGGCCGTTCCGCAAGTGCGCCAACGTCGTCGGCGCCGTCATGGGCGCCTACCACCCGCACGGCGACCAGTCCATCTACGACGCCCTCGTGCGGCTGGCCCAGGGCTTCGCCCAGCGCTATCCGCTCATCGAGGGCCAGGGCAACTTCGGCTCGGTCGACAACGATCCGCCGGCGGCCATGCGCTACACGGAGTCGCGCCTGGCCAAGCTCGCCACGGAGCTGCTGCGCGACATCGACGCCGACACCGTCGACTTCGGGCCCAACTACGACGACTCCAAGCTCGAGCCGCTCGTCCTGCCCTCGCGCTTCCCCAACCTGCTCGTCAATGGCTCGTCCGGCATCGCCGTCGGCATGGCCACCAACATCCCGCCGCACAACCTGCGCGAGTCCATCGACGCGGTGGTGGCCTTCGTCGACGACCCGCAGATCGAGGTCGGCGGCCTGATGAAGCACGTCAAGGGCCCGGACTTCCCCACCGGCGGCATCATCCTCGGCCGTCAGGGCATCAAGGACGCCTACGAGACCGGCCGCGGCCGCGTGGTCATGCAGGCGCGCGCCGGCATCGAGCCGCTGCGCCAGGGCAAGGAGGCGATCATCGTCACCGAGCTGCCCTACCAGGTGTCCAAGGGCGACGGTCGCAACGACGGCTCGGGCCTGATCAAGAAGATCGCCGAGGTCGTCGGCGACAAGAAGATCCCCGAGATCTCCGACCTGCGTGACGAGTCCGGCAAGGAAGGCATCCGCATCGTCATCGAGCTCAAGCGCGACGCGATCCCCAAGATCGTGCTCAACAAGCTTTACAAGCACACGCCGATGCAGACCACCTTCGGCGTGAACATGGTCGCGCTCGTCGACGGCGTCCCGCGCACGCTCAACCTGCTCGCGCTGATCAAGAACTACGTCGACCACCAGCGCGAGATCGTCGTGCGGCGCACCAAGCACGAGCTGCGCGAGAAGGAGCGCAAGCTCCACATCCTCGAGGGCTACCTCGTCGCGCTCGACGACCTCGACGCGGTCATCGAGCTCATCCGCAGCTCGCCCGACCCGGAGACGGCGCGCGACCGCCTCATGGAGCGCTTCTCGCTCTCCCAGCTCCAGGCGCAGGCGATCCTCGACATGACGCTGCGCCGGCTCACCGCGCTCGAGGCGGACAAGATCCGCCAGGAGCACAAGGACACGGCCGAGCGGATCAAGGAGCTGCGCGAGATCCTCGGCGACGAGGCGCGGGTCATGGGGATCATCAAGGAGGAGCTCCTCGAGATCAGGGAGACCTACGGCGACGAGCGGCGCACGGAGATCGCGGCGTCGTCGGACGAGATCGACATCGAGGACCTGATCCAGAACCAGCAGATGGTGGTGTCGATCACCAAGTCGGGCTACATCAAGGCCCTGCCGCTCTCCACCTACCGCCAGCAGAAGCGCGGCGGGGTGGGCGTGATCGGGATGGACATGAAGGACGAGGACTACATCGAGCACCTCTTCGTGTGCTCGTCGCACGACTTCCTGCTGTTCTTCACCAACCGCGGCAAGGTGTACCGGCAGAAGGTGTACGAGCTGCCGGAGCAGTCCCGCCAGGGCAAGGGCCGCGCGCTCGTCAACCTGCTGCCCCTACGCGACTCCGAGCGCGTGCAGGCCGTGCTCTCCACACGGGACTTCAAGGAGGGGCAGTACCTCGTCTTCGCCACCCGCAAGGGGCAGATCAAGAAGACGGAGTTCCTCGCCTACAACACGCCCATCAAGGCCGACGGCATCATCGCGATCAAGGTGCGCGACGACGACGAGCTCGTGGCCGTCCGGAGGACCGGCGGGGACGACGACATCATCATGGTCTCCCACTCGGGCCAGGCAAGCCGCTTCCACGAGAGCGCCGCGCGGCCGATGGGCCGCGACACCGGCGGCGTGCGCGGCATGAACGTCTCGCGCGGTGACAACTGGGTGCTCGCGATGGACGTGGCCCGCGACGACACCGAGCTGCTCGTGGTCACCGAGAACGGCTACGGCAAGCGCACCCCGATCGCGGACTACCCGCGCAAGGGACGCGGCACCATGGGCGTGCTCACCGCCAAGCTCACGGAGAAGAAGGGCGGGCTGGCCGGCGCGCTCATCGTGAAGGAGCACCACGACCTGGTCTTCATCTCCCAGAACGGCATGGTGCAGCGCACCAGCGTCAAGGGCATCTCGCGCCAGGGGCGCCCCGCCCAGGGCGTGCGCGTGATGAACCTGCGCGAGGAGGACCGGGTCAGTGCGGTCGCGCTCGTGATGGAGACGAACGCCGAGACCGCCGCCGTGGTGCAGGACGAGATCGAGCCGGAGGACGGCGGCCCGCCCGTGGCGGAGGGTGACGGCGGCCCGCCCGCCACTGAGGGTGACGGCGGCCCGCCCGCCACTGAGGGCGACGAGTCCTAG
- a CDS encoding HNH endonuclease codes for MLNASYEPINVCTVRRATVLVLKQRAEIIERGEHSLHSETMTFPQPIVIRLVTYVKVPRNVHRRKITRRAVFARDLWACQYCGSGRGTLTVDHVIPRSKGGPSTWENIVACCVPCNRRKGDRLPRQANMHPKRAPRAPNPTIFIHVAAPVIPPAWQQYLGQAA; via the coding sequence GTGCTCAACGCCTCGTACGAGCCCATCAACGTGTGCACCGTGCGCCGCGCCACCGTGCTCGTGCTCAAGCAGCGCGCTGAGATCATCGAGCGCGGGGAGCACAGCCTCCACTCGGAGACGATGACCTTCCCCCAGCCGATCGTCATCCGGCTGGTCACCTACGTGAAGGTCCCGCGCAACGTGCACCGGCGCAAGATCACGCGCCGCGCCGTCTTCGCCCGGGACCTCTGGGCCTGTCAGTACTGCGGCAGCGGGCGGGGCACGCTCACCGTGGACCACGTGATCCCGCGCTCCAAGGGCGGGCCCTCCACGTGGGAGAACATCGTGGCCTGCTGCGTGCCGTGCAACCGGCGCAAGGGCGACCGCCTGCCGCGCCAGGCCAACATGCATCCCAAGCGCGCGCCGCGGGCCCCCAACCCCACGATCTTCATCCACGTCGCCGCCCCGGTCATCCCGCCGGCCTGGCAGCAGTACCTGGGACAGGCCGCGTGA
- the pheA gene encoding prephenate dehydratase has product MRVAFLGPAGTFTEEALRASAPTALGASYEPAPLPTVYETVMSVQQGDADRAVVPIENSLEGGVAATLDALAGEAEDVRIAAEVVHPITHCLIARERIELSEVRLVVSHPQAMAQCARYLRERMPAAERSSAVSTAEAIRQAVGAEAPVAAIGARLAAELYGGTVLAEGIEDKAGNLTRFVWLAPAGAEQRGEPSKTSVVFWGFNDESPGALVAVLSEFSERGINLTRIESRPRRMRLGHYMFFADLEGSTGEQRVREALDAMASRVETLRVLGSYPAAA; this is encoded by the coding sequence ATGCGGGTCGCCTTCCTCGGGCCGGCCGGGACGTTCACCGAGGAGGCTCTGAGGGCCTCGGCTCCCACGGCCCTGGGCGCCAGCTACGAGCCGGCGCCCCTGCCCACGGTCTACGAGACCGTGATGTCCGTGCAGCAGGGCGATGCCGACCGGGCCGTGGTCCCGATCGAGAACTCGCTCGAGGGTGGCGTGGCCGCCACGCTGGACGCACTCGCCGGCGAAGCCGAGGACGTGCGCATCGCGGCCGAGGTCGTCCACCCCATCACCCACTGCCTGATCGCCCGCGAGCGGATCGAGCTCTCCGAGGTGCGGCTCGTGGTCTCGCACCCCCAGGCCATGGCCCAGTGCGCCCGCTACCTCCGCGAGCGGATGCCGGCCGCCGAGCGCTCGAGCGCCGTGTCGACCGCCGAGGCCATCCGCCAGGCGGTGGGCGCCGAGGCCCCCGTGGCCGCGATCGGGGCGCGGCTGGCCGCCGAGCTCTACGGCGGGACGGTGCTCGCGGAGGGCATCGAGGACAAGGCCGGCAACCTCACCCGCTTCGTCTGGCTGGCCCCGGCCGGCGCGGAGCAGCGCGGCGAGCCGTCCAAGACGTCCGTGGTCTTCTGGGGCTTCAACGACGAGTCGCCGGGTGCGCTCGTGGCCGTGCTGAGCGAGTTCTCGGAGCGGGGCATCAACCTCACCCGGATCGAGTCGCGGCCGCGGCGGATGCGCCTCGGGCACTACATGTTCTTCGCGGACCTGGAGGGCTCGACCGGCGAGCAGCGCGTGCGCGAGGCACTCGACGCGATGGCCTCCCGGGTGGAGACGCTGCGCGTGCTCGGCTCGTATCCCGCGGCCGCGTAA
- a CDS encoding DUF4446 family protein has translation MDDLSSTTGIVALAAGGIGIAGLVLATVLAVKLRRLRTAQSAVLGPAGQQDLVAHAARLESGFTDLREWVEDALGRSDARMTDAEARIDGCIAYRALVRYDAYGEMSGRQSSSYALLDAHRSGVVVSSILHRDQARVYVKQVHEGESELELSPEEHQAIDVALGASPAAQ, from the coding sequence ATGGACGACCTCTCCTCCACCACCGGCATCGTCGCCCTCGCCGCCGGCGGGATCGGCATCGCCGGGCTGGTGCTCGCCACGGTCCTGGCGGTCAAGCTGCGCCGCCTGCGGACCGCGCAGAGCGCCGTGCTCGGCCCGGCCGGGCAACAGGACCTCGTGGCGCACGCGGCCCGGCTGGAGTCCGGCTTCACCGACCTGCGCGAGTGGGTGGAGGACGCCCTTGGCCGGAGCGACGCGCGGATGACCGACGCCGAGGCGCGCATCGACGGCTGCATCGCCTACCGGGCGCTCGTGCGCTACGACGCCTACGGCGAGATGTCGGGCCGCCAGTCCAGCTCGTATGCGCTGCTCGACGCCCACCGCTCGGGAGTGGTGGTCTCGTCGATCCTCCACCGCGACCAGGCGCGGGTGTATGTCAAGCAGGTCCACGAGGGCGAGTCCGAGCTCGAGCTCTCGCCCGAGGAGCATCAGGCCATCGACGTCGCCCTCGGGGCCTCGCCCGCGGCCCAGTAG
- a CDS encoding CARDB domain-containing protein, translating to MVRRTIAGGGVVLLLILLVLGVRGCLDARQERAFKDYAGEVSELAASSDQQSEAFFNLLREGGESPVEVEQQINGFRSEAEQLVERAQDAGPPDELQEANRYFVDALEFRRDGLAEIGDAIPTALGDEGRSEATAAIATQMLQFLASDVIMIERVIPNLRGPLEEQEVLAEVTLPQDREQLSFLPDTDWLEPSTVADRINRIRGGGGGDGEVAPGLHGTGITGVTVQPSGATVAAGGAVELAASEDLQFQVSVQNQGESEEQDVTVRVTISGGGDPLEFEERIDTIAAGATEQVNIPIAAEVPTGEPLQVTIESEQVPGEENLENNSIEARAIFSG from the coding sequence ATGGTCCGCCGCACGATTGCGGGCGGCGGAGTTGTGCTGCTCCTGATCCTGCTGGTGCTCGGCGTCCGGGGCTGCCTCGATGCCCGTCAGGAGCGGGCGTTCAAGGACTACGCCGGGGAGGTCAGCGAGCTGGCTGCCTCGTCGGACCAGCAGAGCGAGGCGTTCTTCAACCTCCTGCGCGAGGGCGGCGAGAGCCCGGTGGAGGTCGAGCAGCAGATCAACGGCTTCCGCTCCGAGGCCGAGCAGCTGGTGGAGCGCGCTCAGGACGCCGGCCCACCCGACGAGCTCCAGGAGGCCAACCGCTACTTCGTGGACGCGCTGGAGTTCCGGCGCGACGGGCTCGCGGAGATCGGCGACGCCATCCCCACGGCGCTGGGGGACGAGGGCCGCAGCGAGGCCACGGCCGCCATCGCCACCCAGATGCTCCAGTTCCTGGCCAGCGACGTGATCATGATCGAGCGGGTCATCCCCAACCTGAGAGGGCCGCTCGAGGAGCAGGAGGTGCTCGCGGAGGTCACGCTGCCCCAGGACCGCGAGCAGCTCAGCTTCCTCCCGGACACCGACTGGCTCGAGCCGAGCACGGTGGCCGACCGCATAAACCGCATCCGCGGCGGCGGCGGCGGTGACGGCGAGGTGGCGCCCGGCCTGCACGGCACCGGGATCACCGGCGTCACCGTGCAGCCGTCCGGGGCCACGGTCGCGGCCGGCGGCGCCGTCGAGCTGGCGGCCAGCGAGGACCTCCAGTTCCAGGTCTCCGTCCAGAACCAGGGCGAGAGCGAGGAGCAGGACGTCACCGTCCGGGTCACGATCTCCGGCGGCGGGGACCCGCTGGAGTTCGAGGAGCGCATCGACACCATCGCGGCCGGCGCCACCGAGCAGGTGAACATCCCGATCGCCGCCGAGGTGCCCACCGGGGAGCCGCTGCAGGTGACGATCGAGAGCGAGCAGGTCCCGGGCGAGGAGAACCTCGAGAACAACTCCATCGAGGCCCGCGCCATCTTCAGCGGCTGA
- a CDS encoding serine/threonine-protein kinase, with protein MERPETTEELRTERLAGVSASADTRALGRSAGPAAARSEELVLGRYRLGRRLGAGGFGVVWAALDERLEREVAVKAIPHGEDSRGPEREARAVARLNHPGIVALYELGSDDENVYLVSELVHGSTFGELGRAGALSDRDVARIGLALCDALAHAHDKGVIHRDVKPQNVLVAAEPAAGAGFAKLADFGVAHLAGGDPLTRTGDVVGTLAYMAPEQAEGQRVTPAADVYSLALTLFEGWTGTNPVRAASPAATARRLGRPLPPLGRLRRDLPAGLCDAVDAALHPWPDRRPALEELRAALASSAGTLSDEGGLVEPGTIERFGLATSRRLAASAPAGPVARVLAGLAAGGLGVLALATLGPDPLPFSPLAAGAVAAVLVALLPRLGWLAAAAALAAWLASEGAVPGTALVLAAGLAAVPPLLPRAGRLWSAPAAAPLLGAAALGPMYVALAGLAGGPWRRAGLGAAGFVWLALAEVVSGDALLFGPPGDALARAAWEGSLGDAAGDALLPLVTTPALAPVLVWAAFAAALPLAVRGRSLALDTLRGAVWAAGLVAAHSGLGELLAAEVELAGARGAVAGTLLGLAAAVASVAVSPRMDAE; from the coding sequence ATGGAACGCCCAGAGACCACGGAGGAGCTCCGCACGGAGCGGCTGGCGGGCGTTTCCGCCAGCGCGGACACGCGGGCCCTCGGGCGCTCGGCAGGCCCGGCGGCGGCTCGCTCCGAGGAGCTCGTGCTGGGGCGCTACCGGCTGGGCAGGCGCCTGGGGGCGGGCGGCTTCGGCGTGGTCTGGGCGGCCCTGGACGAGCGCTTGGAGCGCGAGGTTGCCGTGAAGGCGATTCCCCACGGCGAGGACTCCCGCGGGCCCGAGCGCGAGGCGCGCGCGGTGGCACGGCTCAACCACCCGGGCATCGTCGCGCTGTACGAGCTGGGCTCCGACGACGAGAACGTCTACCTGGTCTCCGAGCTCGTGCACGGCAGCACCTTCGGCGAGCTGGGCCGCGCCGGTGCGCTGTCGGACCGCGATGTGGCCCGGATCGGCCTCGCGCTCTGCGACGCCCTCGCGCACGCGCACGACAAGGGCGTGATCCACCGCGACGTCAAGCCCCAGAACGTCCTGGTGGCGGCCGAGCCCGCTGCCGGCGCGGGCTTCGCGAAGCTCGCCGACTTCGGCGTCGCGCACCTCGCGGGGGGCGATCCGCTCACGCGCACCGGGGACGTGGTGGGCACGCTCGCCTACATGGCGCCCGAGCAGGCCGAGGGCCAGCGCGTGACCCCGGCCGCCGACGTCTACTCGCTCGCACTCACGCTGTTCGAGGGCTGGACCGGCACGAACCCCGTGCGGGCAGCCTCGCCCGCGGCCACCGCGCGGCGCCTGGGCCGCCCGCTGCCGCCGCTCGGGCGCCTGCGCCGCGACCTGCCGGCCGGGCTCTGCGACGCGGTGGACGCGGCGCTGCACCCGTGGCCCGACCGGCGACCGGCGCTCGAGGAGCTCCGTGCGGCGCTGGCGTCCTCGGCGGGAACCCTGTCGGACGAGGGCGGGCTGGTGGAGCCGGGCACGATCGAGCGCTTCGGGCTGGCCACGAGCCGGCGACTGGCGGCGAGTGCTCCGGCCGGGCCCGTGGCGCGCGTGCTCGCCGGCCTGGCGGCCGGGGGACTGGGCGTCCTGGCCCTGGCCACCCTCGGCCCCGACCCGCTGCCCTTCTCGCCCCTTGCGGCGGGCGCGGTGGCGGCCGTGCTCGTGGCGCTGCTGCCGCGCCTGGGCTGGTTGGCCGCGGCGGCGGCCCTGGCAGCCTGGCTGGCCTCCGAGGGGGCCGTGCCCGGCACGGCGCTGGTGCTGGCCGCGGGGCTGGCGGCCGTGCCGCCGCTCCTGCCCCGCGCCGGGCGGCTCTGGTCCGCTCCGGCCGCCGCTCCGCTGCTCGGCGCCGCGGCGCTCGGGCCGATGTACGTGGCGCTCGCGGGCCTGGCCGGCGGGCCCTGGCGCCGCGCCGGCCTGGGCGCCGCGGGCTTCGTCTGGCTGGCCCTGGCGGAGGTGGTCAGCGGCGACGCGCTGCTGTTCGGCCCACCCGGCGACGCCCTGGCACGGGCTGCGTGGGAGGGCTCGCTCGGCGACGCCGCGGGCGACGCTCTGCTGCCGCTCGTGACCACCCCCGCACTCGCGCCCGTGCTGGTGTGGGCGGCGTTCGCGGCCGCGCTGCCACTGGCGGTCCGCGGCCGCTCCCTCGCGCTCGACACGCTGCGCGGCGCGGTCTGGGCCGCCGGCCTCGTGGCGGCCCACAGCGGGCTGGGCGAGCTGCTCGCGGCGGAGGTTGAGCTGGCCGGCGCGCGGGGCGCGGTGGCGGGGACGCTGCTGGGGCTGGCCGCGGCGGTCGCGAGCGTGGCGGTGTCACCTAGGATGGACGCCGAATGA
- a CDS encoding DUF3662 and FHA domain-containing protein, translated as MSVLRNLEAKLEGLVEGAFSRAFKSEVQPVEIAHKLAKEMGEHKTVSVSRTYVPNHYRVFLSPKDREQFASYEDALRKELSDYLLEHARDEGLALTSRPQVELETDDRLGLGEFGIQAQLVQAAEDDGEELPPSQGEFGNTMVYSVDREARPLLEELHGQAILRDGDRRRALSGERMLLGRSRECDVRIDDPNVSRHHAEVRRAEGGWVVADLGSTNGIKVNGHRVESARLSPGDEIMLGVTRLTFDVE; from the coding sequence ATGAGCGTGCTCCGCAACCTGGAGGCCAAGCTCGAGGGCCTCGTAGAGGGCGCGTTCAGCCGCGCCTTCAAGTCCGAGGTCCAGCCCGTCGAGATCGCCCACAAGCTCGCCAAGGAGATGGGCGAGCACAAGACGGTCTCGGTGTCGCGCACGTACGTTCCCAACCACTACCGCGTCTTCCTCTCGCCCAAGGACCGCGAGCAGTTCGCCAGCTACGAGGACGCCCTGCGCAAGGAGCTGTCGGACTACCTCCTCGAGCATGCCCGGGACGAGGGGCTGGCGCTCACCAGCCGGCCCCAGGTGGAGCTGGAGACCGACGACCGGCTGGGTCTCGGCGAGTTCGGGATCCAGGCCCAGCTCGTCCAGGCCGCCGAGGACGACGGCGAGGAGCTGCCCCCGAGCCAGGGTGAGTTCGGCAACACGATGGTCTACTCCGTGGACCGCGAGGCGCGGCCGCTGCTCGAGGAGCTCCACGGCCAGGCCATCCTGCGCGACGGGGACCGCCGGCGCGCGCTGAGCGGCGAGCGGATGCTGCTGGGCCGGAGCCGGGAGTGCGACGTGCGCATCGACGATCCCAACGTCTCCCGCCACCACGCCGAGGTGCGGCGAGCCGAGGGGGGCTGGGTCGTGGCCGACCTCGGCTCCACCAACGGCATCAAGGTCAACGGCCACCGGGTGGAGTCGGC